In a single window of the Labrus mixtus chromosome 20, fLabMix1.1, whole genome shotgun sequence genome:
- the ep300b gene encoding histone acetyltransferase p300 isoform X1: MAEHVLESGPPSAKRPKLSSPALSDGTDFGSLFDLEHDLPDELIGSSDLGLANGGDVNLLHAGLSGGQDAAAKHKQLSELLRTAAPPGGVMGGPQGGPPPQSVFMQQVGGGGAVNRAAMMASQKGNNGAQQQGLMGGQVMNGSTRVGFPGGAGMVNSNHMSADGLQPIRTQQPAAVNKMMMANVGPYGAPYAQSGGPGPPGAGLGPQHQNKTNMAAQFNMEKTAPGQSVTGMQPRALTGVSLSGAMGGAQVGLNAVGACPGTAPPAADPEKRKLIQQQLVLLLHAHKCQRREQANGEPRPCNLPHCRTMKNVLNHMTHCQAGKSCQVAHCASSRQIISHWKNCTKHDCPVCLPLKNAGDKRSQQALVNSAGLMNSLGPGAPGGQSNPPTLTPPNQIDPGSIERAYAALGLTYQGNQTAQNNMQSPSGVRSLNSMGGNSMNGGASVQSANQQLHNNMNTQSLMNDGLGALSSMPTAGPPSSDMTKSWHEDITQDLRNHLVHKLVQAIFPTPDPAALKDRRMENLVAYARKVEGDMYDSAGSRAEYYHLLAEKIYKIQKELEEKRRTRLQKQGGTTGHAGISSPPLSMGQPPINLGQPPISPGQSPNGPHVDASMMRAAGANQMVRMQSPAGLSQFGQVGVQSMAQRLTPPLPPNAPVNQMTMGARVGQSNATQMQNQYLPAAQLPGSSPGHGPGYSPGHGPGYSHGPGPGPGPGHGHGTGPGHGLGHDPGPGMNQSGGQTSGPQMNHASTPSPLPAYSPAAPPPSGSGGPCSVGGTGPPSCSSSQPHCPPVRMNSPSPARSLTPQPLQTPPTLPRSQTPQTPSTPPLPPQQQQQQQQQHQRLLQQQQQQQHPAPLQASSGETGNTDKANQLPQQMLGGVASPTLQAVTQNASVPLQRPQTPLSPKPSGAADTQVSSPASLSSSDLAPNHDDIKVEVKQEEEREEEEEEEEEEEGGDSKGEGKGKMGKGQSDVKSEDKPETEKPSGGGGKGEPMDTPSSSMTSSLSSGEDKKVEVKKEPKEEKEEKDEEGSPAGAQSKKKIFKPEELRQALMPTLEALYRQDPESLPFRQPVDAQLLGIPVRIRTSNKTNLDYFDVVKNPMDLSTIKRKLDTGQYQEPWQYVDDIWLMFNNAWLYNRKTSRVYKYCSKLAEVFESEIDPVMQDLGYCCGRKFEFSPQTLCCYGKQLCTIQRDAAYFSYQNSSPKYGLLADRYHFCEKCFNEIQSESVSLGDDPAQPQTSINKDQFQRKKNDTLDPELLVECLDCGRKNHQICVLHNETIWPSGFVCDGCLKKSNKTRKENKYAAKRLPQTKLGSFLETRLNDYLKRQSHPETGEVTIRVVHVSDKMVEVKPGMKSRFVDSGEMAESFPYRTKALFAFEDIGGADVCFFGMHVQEYGSDCPPPNQRRVYISYLDSVHFFQPRHLRTAVYYEILLGYLEYAKRQGFTTGHIWACPPSEGDDYIFHCHPADQKIPKPKRLQEWYKKMLDKAVSERIVHDYKDIFKQATEDRLTSAKELPYFEGDFWPNVLEESIKELEQEEEERKREENCTSNESPDVSASKGDSKNAKKKNNKKTSKNKSNLSRGNKKKPGMPNVSNDLSQKLYATMEKHKEVFFVIRLIAVPTANSLPPITDPDPLMACDLMDGRDAFLTLARDKHLEFSSLRRSRWSSMCMLVELHNQSQDRFVYTCNECKHHVETRFHCTVCEDYDLCITCYNTKGHEHKMDKLGLGLDDDSNNPAAAATQSPGDSRRLSIQRCIQSLVHACQCRNANCSLPSCQKMKRVVQHTKSCKRKTNGGCPICKQLIALCCYHAKHCQENKCPVPFCLNIKQKLRQQQLQHRLQQAQMLRRRMASMQRVGQPAGGPPGGPVVGLQSPGNNGTTAPSTPTSGGTQPPTPQTPTQTMPPVPQQGLGPGVQQLQQQAGMPSQHTLHPQFQQMGGGGRFGGVMSSPQHQQQSGANAQQLQQNCLPPYTSRPPGSSPLHASQVNPVLGSATPPQQQHQPGGGQQAPGQLQGQTPFPQQQQAPSGPPQAAVEIAMKIQQVADAQRKMALQRQTATGLIPPHPHHQQGPGQQMGMGHTGGPGMVGPQGMPPQTPAAVSAGRAHMDPQPAPSGMMVSAGGTSQQGHLPSQVQLQQQRVGAPLSQQQQHWGGQGMPPQQRPAVMNHSAVMAAQQQGAHQQTQGHTALMNMGQQLSAVGGGPGGPVPGAAGGNIPQAALQDLLRTLRSPSSPLQQQQVLNILRSNPQLMAAFIKQRASKYKGGPGCLPGGPTGGPGPTGGPGCNVMAGGPPQVNMNASGPGQPGMHMGGQGGSTVNMATIAQLQQAQQQQQLNQPQQLQHQQQLQQQQQLQQQQLQQQQQIQQQQQIQQQQQLQQQQQLQQQQQQLQQQQQLQQQQQIQQQQQQLQQQQQIQQQQQLQQHQQIQQQQQLQQQQQLQQQQQLQQQQQLQQQQQQLQQQQIQQQQQQQLQQQQLQQQRPMLNNVQQGGVRGLQGGPQMGNLNNPQFRELLRRRHLQQQQQQQQQQQQQQQQHLQQQIGVGPGQFQQPPQVQNFVGPSGMQPPAAGKGPQTDPSQQHQLGQQGPCGGGPQQPPQSAPPPSSQALLQQALHQRLLQQQHLGPGGSPGQHSSPMSPQQVAHSPHPHLQGQTVHTPLANQVRSPQPSPRPQSQPPHSSPSPRLQPHPSPHNISPQVQSGSPHLNQHHPGMVAPPQQNSLDQFGRDQSAMLSQLGTMGGLHGPGGGSQDPMNHNPLDLM, translated from the exons ATGGCTGAACATGTTCTGGAGTCCGGCCCGCCTTCAGCCAAGAGGCCCAAACTGTCCTCCCCTGCCCTGTCCGACGGAACCG ATTTTGGCTCCCTGTTCGACCTGGAGCACGACCTCCCAGACGAGCTCATCGGCTCCTCAGACCTCGGGTTGGCCAACGGGGGGGACGTGAACCTGCTCCACGCCGGTCTGAGCGGAGGACAGGATGCTGCTGCCAAACATAAACAGCTGTCTGAACTGTTGAGgactgcagctcctcctgggggggTGATGGGAGGTCCTCAGGGCGGACCCCCCCCTCAATCTGTATTCATGCAGCAGGTCGGAGGGGGCGGGGCTGTGAACAGAGCGGCCATGATGGCTTCTCAGAAGGGGAACAATGGAGCGCAGCAGCAAGGCCTGATGGGAGGTCAGGTGATGAACGGCTCAACGAGGGTCGGTTTCCCCGGAGGTGCAGGGATGGTAAACAGTAACCACATGTCAGCTGACggcctgcagccaatcagaacacAGCAACCGGCAGCTGTGAACAAG atGATGATGGCTAACGTCGGCCCCTATGGCGCTCCCTATGCTCAGTCGGGGGGCCCGGGGCCTCCAGGAGCCGGGCTGGGCCCTCAGCACCAGAATAAAACCAACATGGCCGCTCAGTTCAACATGGAGAAGACGGCGCCGGGTCAGAGCGTGACGGGGATG CAACCCAGAGCGCTCACAGGAGTTTCTCTCAGCGGTGCGATGGGCGGGGCTCAGGTGGGTCTGAACGCCGTGGGGGCGTGTCCCGggacagcgccccctgctgcaGATCCTGAGAAACGTAAGCTGATCCAGCAGCAGCTGGTCCTGCTGCTTCACGCTCACAAATGTCAGCGCAGAGAGCAGGCGAACGGCGAGCCCAGGCCGTGTAACCTCCCGCACTGTCGTACCATGAAGAACGTCCTGAACCACATGACGCACTGCCAAGCCGGGAAGTCGTGTCAGG TGGCTCACTGCGCCTCATCCAGACAGATCATCTCTCACTGGAAGAACTGCACCAAACACGACTGTCCCGTCTGTCTGCCGCTGAAGAACGCCGGAGACAAGAGGAGCCAGCAGG CTTTAGTGAACAGTGCTGGTTTAATGAACTCTTTGGGGCCGGGGGCTCCTGGTGGACAGTCCAACCCCCCCACCCTGACCCCCCCAAACCAGATCGACCCCGGCTCCATAGAGAGAGCCTACGCCGCCCTTGGACTCACCTACCAGGGAAACCAGACCGCCCAGAACAACATGCAGAGCCCATCGGGGGTCAGGAGTCTGAACAGCATGG GAGGAAACTCAATGAATGGAGGCGCGAGTGTTCAGTCAGCGAACCAGCAGCTGcacaacaacatgaacacacagag cttGATGAACGATGGTTTGGGGGCCCTGAGCTCGATGCCCACAGCAGGTCccccttcatcagacatgacAAAGTCGTGGCATGAAGACATCACACAGGACCTCCGGAACCACCTGGTCCACAAACT TGTGCAGGCCATCTTCCCCACCCCCGATCCCGCCGCTCTCAAGGACCGCAGGATGGAGAACCTGGTGGCCTACGCCCGAAAAGTGGAGGGGGACATGTACGATTCAGCGGGCAGCAGG GCTGAGTACTATCACCTGCTGGCAGAGAAGATCTATAAGATCcagaaggagctggaggagaagaggagaacacGGCTGCAGAAACAGGGCGGGACGACGGGACATGCTGGcatctcctccccccctctcagCATGGGACAGCCCCCGATTAACCTGGGACAGCCCCCCATAAGCCCGGGACAATCCCCCA ATGGTCCTCATGTCGATGCGTCCATGATGCGAGCAGCTGGAGCCAATCAGATGGTCAGGATGCAGAGCCCTGCAG GACTCAGTCAGTTTGGTCAGGTGGGCGTTCAGTCGATGGCTCAGAGGTtgactcctccccttcctcctaaCGCTCCAGTCAACCAG atgacTATGGGAGCCCGGGTGGGTCAGTCCAACGCAACACAGATGCAGAACCAGTACCTCCCTGCAGCCCAACTTCCAGGGTCCAGTCCTGGTCATGGTCCTGGTTACAGTCCTGGTCATGGTCCTGGTTACAGTcatggtcctggtcctggtcctggtcctggtcatGGTCATGGTACCGGTCCTGGTCATGGTCTTGGTCATGACCCTGGTCCTGGGATGAACCAGTCTGGAGGTCAGACTTCAGGTCCACAG ATGAACCACGCATCCACACCGTCCCCCCTCCCAGCCTACAGCCCTGCAGCTCCGCCCCCCTCAGGCTCTGGGGGGCCCTGTAGTGTGGGGGGTACTGGGCCTCCATCCTGCTCCTCCAGCCAGCCTCACTGCCCCCCCGTCAGGATGAACTCCCCCTCACCTGCCCGCAGTTTAACACCTCAACCTCTCCAAACACCGCCCACTTTACCAAGAAGTCAGACCCCCCAGACCCCCAGCACCCCCCCACTGCccccccaacaacaacaacaacaacaacaacaacaccaacgactgctacaacaacaacaacaacaacaacatcctgCTCCACTGCAGGCATCATCGGGGGAGACAGGCAACACAGACAAAGCCAATCAGCTTCCTCAGCAGATGCTTGGAGGTGTGGCTTCCCCAACCCTTCAGGCAGTTACCCAGAATGCTTCAGTGCCTCTGCAGCGGCCGCAGACGCCG ctGTCTCCTAAACCCTCGGGGGCTGCAGACACTCAGGTGTCCTCTCCGGCCTCGCTCAGCAGCTCAGACCTCGCTCCAAACCATGATGACATCAAGGTGGaggtgaagcaggaggaggagcgggaggaggaggaggaagaggaggaggaggaggaaggaggagacagtAAAGGAGAGGGGAAGGGGAAGATGGGAAAGGGTCAGAGTGACGTGAAGTCTGAGGACAAACCAGAG ACTGAGAAGCCCTCAGGTGGGGGGGGTAAAGGTGAGCCCATGGACACGCCCTCGTCCTCCATGACCTCGTCATTATCCTCAGGTGAGGACAAGAAGGTGGAGGTGAAGAAGGAGcccaaagaggagaaggaggagaaggatgagGAGGGGTCTCCAGCTGGAGCTCAGAGCAAGAAGAAaa TCTTTAAGCCCGAGGAGCTGCGCCAGGCGCTCATGCCCACCTTGGAGGCGCTGTACCGCCAGGACCCTGAGTCTCTCCCCTTCCGTCAGCCGGTGGACGCCCAGTTACTGGGAATACCCGTACGTATTCGAACTAGTAACAAAACTAACCTG GACTACTTTGACGTGGTGAAGAACCCGATGGACCTGTCGACCATCAAAAGGAAGCTGGACACGGGTCAGTACCAGGAGCCATGGCAGTACGTTGACGATATCTGGCTGATGTTTAACAACGCCTGGCTCTACAACCGCAAAACATCCCGAGTGTACAAGTACTGCTCCAAGCTGGCCGAGGTGTTCGAGTCTGAGATCGACCCGGTCATGCAGGACCTGGGTTACTGCTGCGGGCGGAAG TTTGAGTTTTCTCCACAAACTCTCTGTTGCTACGGGAAACAGTTATGTACCATCCAACGAGACGCCGCTTACTTCAGCTACCAGAACAG TTCACCAAAATATGGGCTTCTCGCTGACAGGTACCACTTCTGTGAGAAGTGTTTCAACGAGATCCAGAGCGAGAGCGTTTCCCTGGGAGACGACCCTGCCCAGCCTCAGAC GTCCATCAACAAAGATCAGTTTCAACGGAAGAAAAATGACACGCTTGACCCTGAACT ACTGGTCGAATGTTTGGACTGTGGTCGTAAAAATCATCAGATCTGCGTCCTCCATAATGAAACCATCTGGCCGTcagg cTTCGTTTGTGATGGCTGCCTGAAAAAATCCAACAAGACTCGTAAAGAGAACAAATATGCAGCAAAGA GACTCCCTCAGACAAAGCTTGGCAGCTTTTTGGAGACGAGATTGAACGACTACCTGAAGCGTCAGAGTCACCCTGAGACCGGTGAGGTCACCATCAGGGTGGTGCACGTCTCTGATAAGATGGTGGAGGTGAAGCCAGGCATGAAGTCCAG GTTTGTGGACAGCGGTGAGATGGCAGAGTCCTTCCCCTACAGAACGAAAGCTTTGTTTGCCTTTGAAGACATTGGTGGAGCCGACGTATGTTTTTTCGGTATGCACGTCCAAGAGTATGGCTCTGACTGCCCTCCACCCAATCAGAGACGAGTGTACATCTCTTACCTGGACAGTGTGCACTTCTTCCAACCTCGACACCTGAGGACGGCCGTGTACTACGAGATCCTGCTGGGTTACCTGGAGTACGCCAAGAGGCAGGG GTTTACCACGGGTCACATCTGGGCGTGTCCACCCAGCGAAGGAGACGATTATATCTTCCACTGTCACCCAGCTGACCAGAAGATCCCCAAACCCAAACGCCTGCAGGAGTGGTACAAGAAGATGCTGGACAAGGCCGTGTCAGAGCGCATCGTGCATGACTACAAG GACATCTTCAAACAGGCGACCGAGGACCGGCTGACCAGCGCCAAAGAGCTACCGTACTTTGAGGGCGACTTCTGGCCAAACGTGTTGGAGGAGAGCATCaaggagctggagcaggaggaggaggagaggaagagggaggaaaacTGCACCTCCAACGAGAGCCCagatgtgagt GCCTCTAAAGGTGACAGCAAGAACGccaaaaagaagaacaacaagaagACGAGTAAGAACAAGAGCAACCTGAGCCGAGGCAACAAGAAGAAACCGGGGATGCCCAATGTGTCCAACGACCTGTCCCAGAAACTCTACGCCACCatggagaaacacaaagag GTGTTCTTTGTCATCCGCCTCATCGCTGTCCCCACCGCCAACTCTCTGCCCCCCATCACTGACCCAGACCCCCTAATGGCTTGCGACCTGATGGATGGCCGGGATGCCTTCCTGACGCTGGCCCGGGACAAACACCTGGAGTTCAGCTCTCTGCGGAGGTCCAGGTGGAGCTCCATGTGTATGCTGGTGGAGCTGCACAACCAGAGCCAGGACCGCTTCGTCTACACCTGCAACGAGTGCAAACATCACGTGGAGACACGATTCCACTGCACTGTCTGCGAG GACTACGACCTGTGCATCACCTGCTACAACACCAAAGGCCACGAGCACAAGATGGACAAACTGGGCCTGGGACTGGACGACGACAGCAACAACCCGGCAGCAGCAGCGACTCAGAGTCCCGGAGATTCTCGTCGTCTCAGCATCCAGCGCTGCATCCAGTCTCTGGTCCATGCTTGTCAGTGCCGCAACGCCAACTGCTCCCTGCCATCCTGCCAGAAGATGAAGCGCGTCGTTCAGCACACCAAGAGCTGCAAGCGAAAAACAAATGGGGGTTGTCCAATCTGCAAGCAGCTGATCGCTCTGTGCTGCTACCACGCCAAACACTGTCAGGAGAACAAATGTCCCGTCCCGTTCTGCCTGAACATCAAGCAAAAGCTGcgtcagcagcagctgcagcaccgCCTCCAGCAGGCCCAGAtgttgaggaggaggatggcAAGCATGCAGCGGGTGGGGCAACCAGCCGGGGGGCCACCTGGAGGACCCGTTGTAGGACTTCAATCACCTGGGAACAATGGAACGACTGCACCCAGTACTCCAACATCAGGTGGAACCCAGCCACCAACACCCCAGACCCCAACTCAGACCATGCCTCCTGTCCCACAGCAGGGTCTGGGTCCTGGagtccagcagctgcagcaacaaGCTGGGATGCCCAGCCAGCACACCCTCCATCCCCAGTTCCAGCAAATGGGTGGAGGGGGCAGGTTTGGGGGGGTAATGAGCTCCCCTCAACATCAGCAGCAAAGTGGAGCAAATGCCCAACAGCTACAACAGAACTGTCTGCCTCCGTACACCAGCAGACCTCCAGGCTCCTCTCCCCTCCATGCGTCCCAGGTAAATCCTGTCCTCGGCTCTGCAAcgcctcctcagcagcagcatcagccaGGTGGAGGTCAACAAGCTCCCGGCCAACTCCAGGGCCAGACTCCCTTTCCTCAGCAGCAACAGGCCCCATCCGGCCCCCCCCAGGCAGCCGTAGAGATAGCGATGAAGATCCAGCAGGTGGCTGATGCTCAGAGGAAGATGgctctgcagagacagacagccacAGGCTTGATCCCACCCCACCCTCACCATCAGCAGGGCCCAGGTCAGCAAATGGGCATGGGACATACAGGGGGGCCAGGGATGGTGGGACCCCAGGGAATGCCCCCCCAGACACCGGCAGCTGTCTCAGCAGGTCGGGCCCATATGGATCCACAACCAGCTCCATCAGGGATGATGGTCAGTGCTGGTGGTACCTCTCAGCAGGGTCACCTCCCCTCTCAGGTCcagcttcagcagcagaggGTGGGGGCACCACTCtctcaacagcagcagcattggGGGGGGCAGGGGATGCCCCCCCAGCAGAGACCAGCAGTGATGAACCATTCAGCAGTGATGGCAGCTCAACAACAAGGGGCTCACCAACAGACTCAGGGCCACACTGCCTTAATGAACATGGGACAGCAGCTAAGTGCAGTTGGGGGGGGCCCGGGGGGGCCAGTACCTGGAGCTGCCGGGGGGAACATTCCTCAGGCCGCCCTGCAGGACCTTTTACGGACTCTCCGCTCGCCAAGCTCCCCCCTGCAGCAACAGCAAGTCCTCAACATCCTACGCTCCAACCCGCAACTCATGGCGGCTTTCATCAAACAGAGAGCATCAAAATACAAGGGAGGGCCGGGCTGTTTACCTGGAGGTCCAACAGGGGGTCCTGGTCCAACAGGCGGTCCTGGTTGTAATGTTATGGCTGGAGGGCCTCCACAGGTGAACATGAATGCTTCAGGGCCTGGACAGCCTGGGATGCACATGGGTGGTCAGGGGGGGTCGACTGTTAACATGGCAACAATTGCCCAACTGCAGCAagcacagcagcaacagcaactaAACCAACCGCAACAactacaacatcaacaacaactgcaacagcagcaacaactacaacaacagcaactacaacagcagcaacaaatacaacagcagcaacaaatacaacaacagcaacaactacaacagcagcaacaactacaacaacagcagcaacaactacaacagcagcaacaactacaacagcagcaacaaatacaacagcagcagcaacaactacagcagcaacaacaaatacagcagcaacaacaactacaacagcatcaacaaatacaacagcagcagcaactacaacagcagcagcaactacaacagcaacagcaactacaacagcaacagcaactacagcagcaacaacaacaattacagcagcagcaaatacaacagcagcagcaacaacaactacaacagcaacagttgcagcagcagagaccAATGCTCAACAATGTACAGCAGGGGGGGGTCAGAGGTCTACAGGGGGGGCCACAGATGGGGAATCTTAACAATCCTCAGTTTAGAGAGTTGCTCAGGAGGCGACATcttcagcaacaacagcagcagcagcagcaacaacaacaacaacagcaacaacatctgcagcagcagatAGGGGTGGGTCCCGGTCAGTTCCAGCAGCCTCCTCAGGTTCAGAACTTTGTGGGTCCGTCCGGGATGCAACCCCCTGCTGCAGGAAAGGGCCCCCAAACAGACCCCTCTCAGCAGCACCAACTGGGTCAGCAAGGTCCATGTGGAGGAGGTCCTCAGCAGCCCCCTCAGAGTGCTCCCCCTCCGTCCTCTCAGGCCCTGCTCCAGCAGGCGCTCCACCAGAGgctgctccagcagcagcatctgGGTCCAGGGGGGTCTCCAGGCCAGCACAGCAGTCCCATGAGCCCACAGCAGGTGGCCCattccccccacccccaccttcAGGGCCAGACTGTGCATACGCCGCTCGCCAACCAGGTCCGATCCCCGCAGCCTTCCCCAAGACCCCAGTCCCAGCCGCCACATTCAAGCCCCTCGCCCCGCCTGCAGCCCCATCCCTCCCCCCATAATATCTCCCCCCAGGTGCAGTCGGGATCTCCACACCTGAACCAGCACCACCCAGGCATGGTGGCGCCCCCGCAGCAAAACTCTCTGGACCAGTTTGGACGGGATCAAAGCGCCATGCTTTCTCAGCTGGGTACCATGGGGGGTCTCCATGGGCCGGGGGGAGGCAGTCAGGACCCTATGAATCACAACCCTTTAGACCTAATGTGA